In Gemmatimonadaceae bacterium, the following are encoded in one genomic region:
- a CDS encoding glycosyltransferase N-terminal domain-containing protein: MQLGYRALAQIARGAAVVAPESESKLLRALRARRGIRRRYREWAADYRDRSRSLLWMHAPSVGEGLQARPILELTRARRPDVQLAYTHFSPSAVGFARGLDVDFRDYLPFDTPGDARVALDTLAPTALVFSKLDVWPIITREAKARGVRLGLVSATLSRGSSRRSRTAAALLSEAYASLEVVGAIDGADADRLVELGVAPRAIVVTGDTRYDQVWLRAQGIDRASPMLERLRDPRPTLVAGSTWPADEAALFPAFETARRTVDARLIIAPHEPTHDHVAPIVAWAQRANLSVARLDESHHTTADVVVVDRVGVLGELYALADVAFVGGGFHAAGLHSVLEPAAFGTPVLFGPKHENSRDASLLAQRGGGAAVSDESDLAKRLRQWLGDVVSRREAGDYARALVRSGIGAAERSFELVDRLLR; this comes from the coding sequence ATGCAGCTTGGCTACCGCGCGCTGGCGCAAATCGCGCGCGGTGCCGCGGTGGTCGCGCCGGAAAGCGAGTCCAAGCTGCTTCGGGCGTTGCGTGCGCGGCGAGGCATTCGCCGCCGCTATCGCGAATGGGCCGCCGACTATCGGGACCGATCGCGTTCTCTGCTCTGGATGCACGCGCCGTCGGTCGGTGAAGGACTGCAAGCCCGGCCGATTCTCGAACTCACGCGCGCGCGGCGGCCGGATGTCCAGCTCGCGTACACGCATTTCTCGCCCAGTGCCGTCGGATTCGCGCGCGGGCTCGATGTCGACTTCCGCGACTATCTCCCCTTCGACACACCGGGCGATGCGCGCGTGGCCCTCGACACGCTTGCGCCGACGGCGCTCGTGTTCTCGAAGCTCGATGTATGGCCCATCATCACTCGCGAAGCGAAGGCGCGCGGTGTTCGCCTGGGACTCGTCAGCGCGACCCTCTCGCGCGGCTCGTCGCGTCGGTCACGTACGGCCGCGGCGTTGCTCAGCGAAGCGTACGCCTCGCTCGAGGTCGTCGGCGCGATCGACGGCGCCGACGCCGACCGGCTCGTGGAGCTTGGCGTCGCGCCGCGTGCAATCGTCGTTACCGGCGACACGCGCTACGATCAAGTGTGGCTGCGTGCGCAAGGCATCGACCGCGCGAGCCCGATGCTCGAGCGCCTGCGCGACCCTCGGCCGACGCTCGTTGCGGGATCGACGTGGCCGGCGGACGAAGCGGCTCTCTTCCCCGCGTTCGAGACCGCGCGCCGCACCGTCGATGCTCGGCTCATCATCGCGCCACACGAGCCGACGCACGATCACGTGGCGCCCATCGTGGCGTGGGCGCAGCGCGCAAACTTGTCGGTCGCGCGGCTCGATGAGTCGCATCACACCACGGCCGACGTCGTCGTTGTCGACCGCGTCGGTGTGCTCGGCGAGCTCTATGCGCTGGCCGACGTCGCGTTCGTCGGCGGCGGATTTCATGCGGCGGGTTTGCATTCGGTGCTCGAGCCCGCGGCGTTCGGCACGCCGGTGTTGTTCGGCCCGAAGCACGAGAACAGCCGCGATGCATCGTTGCTGGCGCAACGCGGCGGCGGCGCGGCCGTGAGCGACGAATCGGATCTGGCCAAGCGCCTGCGCCAGTGGCTCGGCGATGTGGTGTCGCGGCGCGAAGCCGGTGACTATGCACGCGCGCTCGTACGAAGTGGAATCGGCGCGGCGGAGCGATCGTTCGAGCTCGTTGATCGGCTATTACGATAG
- a CDS encoding thioredoxin domain-containing protein, with product MPSILLRSLAACAFLVACSRPAATPRTTDTAGARQSASADGSLASSTMPHDSITDLADRGRIAGDPSATVWVLMASDFQCPYCKEWHDASFLPLMRDYAQKGKIRLAFVNMPLSIHPNAIPAAEAAMCASVQNKFWPAHDALFASQPQWESMPKPIAKLDSVIAGTGVDMAQWRSCMAKHATLPLIQADHDKLHNAGVNSTPTFFVDGKMLTNDQGLSAGVAADVRGAIEAALKAKAKP from the coding sequence ATGCCTTCTATTCTGCTTCGATCGCTCGCCGCCTGCGCGTTCCTCGTGGCCTGCTCTCGCCCCGCGGCCACGCCGCGCACCACCGACACAGCCGGCGCGCGGCAAAGTGCCAGCGCCGACGGCTCGCTCGCCTCGAGCACGATGCCGCACGACAGCATCACCGATCTCGCCGACCGCGGCCGCATCGCCGGCGATCCGTCGGCAACCGTCTGGGTGCTCATGGCCAGCGACTTCCAGTGCCCGTACTGCAAGGAGTGGCACGACGCGTCGTTCCTTCCGTTGATGCGCGACTACGCGCAAAAAGGAAAAATCCGATTGGCGTTCGTGAACATGCCGCTCAGCATTCATCCGAACGCCATTCCCGCCGCCGAGGCGGCGATGTGCGCCTCGGTACAAAACAAGTTCTGGCCGGCGCACGACGCGTTGTTCGCCAGCCAGCCGCAGTGGGAGTCGATGCCCAAGCCCATCGCGAAGCTCGACAGCGTGATCGCGGGAACAGGAGTCGACATGGCGCAGTGGCGCAGCTGCATGGCGAAGCACGCGACGCTGCCGCTCATCCAGGCCGATCACGACAAGCTGCACAACGCGGGTGTGAACTCGACGCCGACGTTCTTCGTCGACGGCAAGATGCTCACGAACGACCAGGGCCTGTCCGCCGGCGTGGCGGCGGACGTGCGCGGGGCAATCGAGGCGGCACTCAAGGCGAAGGCCAAGCCGTAA
- a CDS encoding MotA/TolQ/ExbB proton channel family protein, protein MPLELDDMGTTLGWYGHGGPIMLLILLVGIAGLAVLLERLYVIVLRSKNNGRPFIERIIQLVRSGKIDEAIKQCAASTAALPDMGLLILRSRSRDEADLQNVASAAALHVLPKLTRRIHYLPTFSIVAALLGVLGTVRGIHDTFLSQAGVVAGEKSIWLGLAGSLTPTAFGLSVAIVLLLGREYLVGQSEFITEHIHEFSARLINALIDRPDVRLGHR, encoded by the coding sequence GTGCCACTTGAACTCGACGACATGGGAACGACGCTTGGCTGGTATGGACATGGAGGACCGATCATGCTGCTGATCCTCCTCGTTGGTATCGCCGGCCTCGCGGTGCTCCTCGAACGCTTGTACGTCATCGTCCTGCGCTCGAAGAACAACGGGCGGCCCTTCATCGAGCGCATCATTCAGCTCGTGCGCTCCGGCAAGATCGACGAAGCGATCAAGCAGTGCGCGGCATCGACGGCGGCGCTTCCCGACATGGGCCTGCTCATTCTGCGGAGCCGCAGCCGAGACGAAGCCGATCTGCAAAACGTCGCGAGCGCGGCCGCGCTGCACGTACTGCCCAAGCTGACGCGCCGCATTCACTATCTGCCGACGTTCTCGATCGTCGCCGCGCTGCTGGGCGTGCTCGGTACCGTGCGCGGCATTCATGACACGTTTCTCTCGCAGGCCGGCGTCGTCGCGGGTGAGAAATCGATCTGGCTCGGACTCGCCGGGTCGCTCACGCCGACCGCGTTCGGCCTGTCCGTCGCGATCGTGCTGCTGCTTGGCCGCGAGTATCTCGTGGGCCAGTCCGAGTTCATCACCGAGCACATTCACGAATTCTCGGCACGCTTGATCAACGCGTTGATCGATCGCCCCGACGTGCGCCTGGGTCATCGCTGA
- a CDS encoding TPM domain-containing protein produces MIRRALALLFLGVLSLAAQAPQVPAAPVGYVNDFAKVITADKVAAITRIIDDVRAKSGGEIVVLTLPDLGGRPIEDVALNTARQWKIGRKGQPGDPARNTGVLILVVPKQTSSDGQGHSRIEVGNGAEGFLTDATSGQIQDEAIPFFAQGDYGSGIELMTLRVAQRFAGEFHFALDTTLQAPSAEPLPPVSGGRAMRGGGIPPFVWMILLFVILSLLNGGRRGRRGCGGCIPIFFPFGGGGGGWGGGGFGGGGGFGGGGGFGGFGGGGGFSGGGSSRSW; encoded by the coding sequence GTGATACGTCGCGCGCTCGCGCTCCTCTTCCTCGGCGTTCTGTCGCTGGCGGCCCAGGCTCCGCAAGTCCCCGCGGCGCCCGTCGGCTACGTCAACGACTTCGCGAAGGTCATCACCGCCGACAAGGTGGCGGCGATCACGCGCATCATCGACGACGTGCGCGCCAAGTCGGGCGGCGAGATCGTCGTGCTGACGCTGCCCGATCTGGGCGGCCGGCCCATCGAAGACGTCGCGCTGAACACCGCGCGCCAATGGAAGATCGGCCGCAAGGGTCAGCCCGGCGATCCGGCGCGGAACACGGGTGTGTTGATCCTCGTCGTGCCGAAGCAAACGAGCAGCGACGGCCAAGGGCACTCTCGCATCGAAGTCGGCAACGGCGCCGAAGGTTTCCTGACCGATGCGACGTCCGGCCAGATTCAGGACGAAGCCATCCCGTTCTTCGCGCAAGGCGACTACGGCAGCGGCATCGAGTTGATGACGCTGCGCGTCGCACAGCGATTCGCCGGCGAATTCCACTTCGCGCTCGATACCACGCTGCAGGCGCCGAGTGCGGAGCCTCTGCCGCCGGTGAGCGGCGGCCGCGCGATGCGCGGCGGCGGCATTCCGCCGTTCGTGTGGATGATTCTCTTGTTCGTGATTCTTTCGTTGTTGAACGGCGGCCGGCGCGGGCGTCGCGGTTGTGGTGGATGTATCCCGATTTTCTTTCCGTTCGGCGGGGGCGGCGGTGGTTGGGGCGGAGGAGGATTCGGCGGCGGCGGTGGATTTGGCGGTGGTGGCGGGTTCGGTGGTTTCGGCGGCGGCGGCGGTTTCAGCGGCGGCGGATCGAGCAGATCGTGGTGA
- a CDS encoding LemA family protein, with the protein MKRWLSLLLLLPLGACGYNRIQTLDETASKAQGQIEVQLQRRADLIPNLVNTVKGYAQHEEQVFIQVAQARSGLVNSIQSHDPEQMANANAQMTSALGRLMVSVEAYPQLKADQSFIRLQDELTGTENRIAVARTDYNTAVNDYNAYIRQFPAVITAKFTGAKARKYFTASANAQQGPPTVDFGTPTAPAPPPAAKKP; encoded by the coding sequence ATGAAACGCTGGCTCTCACTGTTGCTGTTGCTTCCGTTGGGCGCGTGCGGCTACAACCGCATTCAGACGCTCGACGAGACGGCATCAAAAGCGCAGGGTCAGATCGAAGTTCAGCTGCAACGCCGCGCTGATCTGATTCCCAATCTCGTGAACACCGTGAAGGGCTACGCCCAGCACGAGGAGCAAGTCTTCATTCAGGTGGCGCAGGCGCGCTCCGGACTCGTGAACTCCATTCAGTCGCACGACCCCGAGCAGATGGCGAACGCCAACGCGCAGATGACGTCCGCGCTTGGCCGGCTCATGGTGAGCGTCGAGGCGTATCCGCAACTCAAGGCCGATCAGAGTTTCATTCGCCTGCAGGACGAGCTGACGGGCACGGAGAATCGCATCGCCGTCGCGCGCACGGACTACAACACCGCGGTGAACGATTACAACGCGTACATTCGTCAATTCCCCGCGGTGATCACGGCGAAGTTCACAGGGGCCAAGGCGCGCAAGTACTTCACGGCGTCGGCCAACGCGCAGCAAGGGCCGCCGACGGTGGATTTCGGAACGCCGACGGCGCCAGCGCCGCCTCCTGCGGCGAAGAAGCCGTAG
- a CDS encoding methionine--tRNA ligase, translating into MAKYFLTTAIDYANGDPHIGHAYEKIGADAIARYRRMRGDDVHFLSGLDEHGQKVAQAAAERGVSPQNFVDEIAERFTTMWQRLSISYDQFVRTTAAPHKRGVRALIERIHERHPDDFYEKSYEGWYCVGCELFKRDDEIVDGKCVLHPTRDLQWTTERNWFFRLTRYESFIKDLLATRPRFLEPTTRRNEILALLDQGLEDISITRSRLSWAIPFPIKLPNGEEQGTWVWFDALPNYLTATGFPDDGYERLWPADLHVIGKDITRLHCVIWPAMLHAAGVSLPDRVWAHGFVNLSGERFSKSAGVRLDLNEAVDFRGADALRYFLLREVPFDGDGDFSWERFEERYNSDLANTLGNLASRALSMVEKYCDGVVPRGDAVSLDRADADDLAEYHASIEGSRGFLLNEALRRVMLCVARGNEFVQSSAPWALAKRPDGRAELETVLAGVVRQLARHAIYLAPFIPNKAQELWTQLGGPGQVSEQRFDAAKSLDVTGWRVTKGASLFPKPEQNKSLSS; encoded by the coding sequence GTGGCGAAGTACTTTCTGACGACCGCGATCGACTACGCCAACGGCGATCCGCACATTGGCCACGCATACGAGAAGATCGGCGCGGATGCCATTGCGCGATACCGACGCATGCGTGGCGACGACGTGCACTTTCTGTCCGGGCTCGACGAGCACGGGCAGAAAGTCGCGCAGGCGGCCGCCGAGCGTGGCGTGTCGCCCCAGAACTTCGTCGACGAGATCGCGGAACGGTTCACGACCATGTGGCAGCGACTGTCGATCTCGTACGACCAGTTCGTTCGAACGACGGCCGCACCGCACAAGCGCGGCGTGCGCGCGTTGATCGAACGCATCCACGAGCGCCATCCCGACGATTTTTATGAGAAGTCGTATGAAGGGTGGTATTGCGTCGGCTGCGAGCTGTTCAAGCGCGACGACGAGATCGTCGACGGCAAGTGCGTGCTGCACCCGACGCGCGATCTACAGTGGACCACCGAACGCAACTGGTTTTTTCGACTCACGCGCTATGAGAGTTTCATAAAGGACTTGCTGGCCACGCGCCCGCGCTTCCTGGAGCCCACGACGCGCCGGAACGAAATCCTCGCCCTGCTCGACCAGGGACTCGAGGACATTTCCATCACGCGATCGCGTCTCTCGTGGGCGATTCCCTTCCCGATCAAGCTCCCGAACGGCGAGGAGCAGGGCACGTGGGTGTGGTTCGATGCGCTGCCGAACTACCTGACGGCGACCGGCTTTCCCGACGATGGCTACGAACGGCTGTGGCCCGCTGACCTGCACGTCATCGGCAAGGACATCACCCGGCTGCACTGTGTGATCTGGCCGGCGATGCTGCACGCGGCGGGCGTGTCTCTGCCCGATCGCGTGTGGGCGCATGGCTTCGTCAACTTGTCGGGCGAACGCTTCAGCAAGTCGGCGGGCGTGCGGCTCGATCTGAACGAGGCGGTGGATTTTCGCGGGGCCGACGCGCTGCGCTACTTCCTGCTGCGTGAAGTGCCCTTCGACGGCGACGGCGACTTCTCGTGGGAGCGCTTCGAAGAGCGGTACAATTCCGATCTCGCGAACACACTCGGCAACCTCGCGAGCCGCGCGCTGTCGATGGTCGAGAAATATTGCGACGGCGTGGTGCCGCGTGGCGACGCGGTGTCGCTCGACCGCGCGGACGCGGACGATCTCGCGGAATACCACGCGTCGATCGAGGGCTCACGCGGCTTTCTGCTCAACGAGGCGCTGCGCCGTGTGATGCTGTGCGTCGCGCGCGGCAACGAATTCGTACAGTCGAGCGCGCCGTGGGCGCTCGCGAAAAGGCCCGACGGACGCGCGGAGTTGGAGACGGTGCTCGCGGGTGTGGTGCGCCAGCTTGCGCGGCACGCGATCTATCTTGCGCCGTTCATCCCGAACAAGGCGCAGGAGTTGTGGACGCAGCTCGGCGGCCCGGGACAGGTGAGCGAGCAACGCTTCGATGCGGCGAAGTCACTCGACGTGACGGGCTGGCGAGTGACGAAAGGGGCGTCGCTGTTTCCGAAGCCGGAGCAGAACAAAAGCTTGTCATCCTGA
- the ricT gene encoding regulatory iron-sulfur-containing complex subunit RicT produces MPHLIEVAFKGNRKDFYLWDPDEPPPLKAAVIVDADRGEDLGFVHALGDLAEKRNAGTPHGYGSAGTSKKARRLASGDDVKRANELRTEDEDARRRAMERVRANALMMKLSDAEWQWDRKKLTLYFTAEKRVDFRALVRELASMFRTRIELKQIGVRDEAKRLDGIGRCGRQYCSASWLPELRPVNLGVAKDQRLSLNPSQISGACGRLMCCLRYEHEFYVQSRKRFPKEGRVVKTKRGDEKVIANDIFRERITLRGEDGEVRLLTLAELHEEANDAGAPLPVAPVTAFAPVATSDSESDDMPIEDVPESEMSDVAVDEETVESQAEAEGVEGEGGEAGGESRERRPHRRRGRRGGRRNRSGNRGARGDDGAASPDAESGESRDNGNNGNNGGAS; encoded by the coding sequence ATGCCCCATCTCATCGAAGTCGCGTTCAAGGGCAACCGAAAGGATTTTTATCTCTGGGATCCTGACGAGCCGCCGCCGCTCAAGGCCGCGGTGATCGTCGACGCCGATCGCGGAGAGGATCTCGGATTCGTCCACGCACTCGGCGACCTGGCCGAGAAGCGGAACGCCGGCACGCCGCACGGTTACGGATCCGCCGGCACGTCCAAGAAGGCGCGGCGCCTGGCGAGCGGCGACGACGTCAAGCGCGCGAACGAGCTTCGCACCGAAGATGAAGATGCGCGCCGCCGCGCCATGGAGCGTGTGCGCGCGAACGCCTTGATGATGAAGCTGTCCGACGCGGAGTGGCAGTGGGACCGCAAGAAGCTCACGCTGTATTTCACGGCCGAGAAGCGCGTGGATTTCCGCGCGCTGGTGCGCGAGCTCGCGTCGATGTTTCGGACGCGCATCGAGCTGAAGCAGATCGGCGTGCGCGACGAAGCGAAACGTCTCGACGGCATCGGCCGATGCGGACGGCAGTACTGCTCGGCGTCGTGGCTGCCGGAGCTGCGGCCGGTGAATCTCGGCGTCGCGAAGGACCAGCGGTTGTCGCTCAATCCGTCGCAGATTTCCGGCGCGTGCGGGCGGCTCATGTGCTGCCTCAGGTACGAGCACGAATTCTACGTGCAGAGCCGCAAGCGGTTCCCGAAGGAAGGGCGTGTCGTGAAGACGAAGCGCGGCGACGAAAAGGTCATCGCGAACGACATTTTCCGCGAGCGTATCACGCTGCGCGGCGAAGACGGCGAGGTGCGCTTGCTCACGCTCGCCGAGCTGCACGAGGAAGCGAACGACGCCGGCGCGCCGCTGCCTGTCGCGCCGGTGACGGCGTTTGCGCCGGTGGCGACATCGGACTCCGAGTCGGACGACATGCCGATCGAGGACGTGCCGGAATCAGAGATGTCAGACGTGGCGGTGGACGAGGAGACCGTCGAGTCCCAGGCCGAGGCCGAAGGAGTCGAGGGCGAGGGCGGCGAGGCCGGGGGCGAATCGCGCGAACGGCGTCCGCATCGCCGGCGCGGACGTCGCGGCGGACGACGCAATCGGTCGGGAAATCGTGGGGCGCGCGGCGATGATGGCGCGGCGTCACCTGATGCCGAGAGCGGAGAGAGCAGAGATAACGGAAATAACGGGAATAACGGCGGAGCAAGCTGA